A genome region from Festucalex cinctus isolate MCC-2025b chromosome 17, RoL_Fcin_1.0, whole genome shotgun sequence includes the following:
- the LOC144005367 gene encoding uncharacterized protein LOC144005367 yields the protein MATLWYLVVLVQAVLMAGGLCFPPGAAQEMLHDVSPRLLDLLQSLDATVKQHAKQEKNVWMTEDHASPNMTEDHASPNMTEDHASPNMTEDHASPNMTEDHASPNMTEDHASPNMTEDHASPNMTEDHGGIQVLLAAGSC from the exons ATGGCGACTCTTTGGTACTTGGTTGTCCTGGTGCAGGCTGTCTTGATGGCTGGAG GTCTTTGTTTTCCACCTGGTGCTGCACAAG AAATGCTTCACGATGTTTCACCAAGGTTGTTGGATCTTCTCCAGTCTTTGGATGCTACTGTGAAGCAACATGCTAAACAAG AGAAAAATGTTTggatgacggaggaccacgccagccccaacatgacggaggaccacgccagccccaacatgacggaggaccacgccagccccaacatgacggaggaccacgccagccccaacatgacggaggaccacgccagccccaacatgacggaggaccacgccagccccaacatgacggaggaccacgccagccccaacatgacggaggaccac GGTGGCATCCAAGTACTTctagcagcagggtcttgctga